The genomic region CCGATTATGCCTATCATGTTTTAACTTATTCTCCATATGATATTTTAATTATTCTAAAATTAATTATATTTTCTGAATATTAATCCAATTACACATTAATAGGACTTAATATGGTTATAATACTTTTCAAAATTGATTCCATATTTATTCCAGAATTTTAAAAGTTTTTCTTATTGAACCTGACTTTTATGTATTAAATGACAATAAATGTCCATTGTAATTAATTCTAAAATCAAGATCAATATTATATCACATTTATATTGATTTTCTCATCTTTGCAAAACTATGGTTTAATGGTCTTCAACTTTTTCAGAATCATTCCCATTCAGGACATCATCTGAATATATTATCTGGAAATTTCTTGCAATAAATGATTTATCATCAGCTCTTTCAATATCAAATTCTTTAATTTCCTCAAATTTTAACATATTAAACCTCTATTTCTAAAAAAATAAAAAATAAATGAATTAACCTTTAGAAACACCTAAAGGAATCATTTTACCAACAAGGCGAGAAATACCTGCATTTGCAGATGTTTTTACAACTTCATCAACATCTTTATATGCTCCAGGAGCTTCCTCAGCTACTACTGGCATTGAAGACGCCCTTATAACAATACCCTTGTTTTCTAAGTATTTTTTGACTTCTTCGCCCCGATATTCCCTTTTAGCTCCGGCTCTACTCATTTTACGACCTGCACCATGTGCAGAAGAACCAAATGTTTCTTCCATAGCTGTATCTGTTCCTGCAAGTATGTAGGATGCTGTACCCATGGTTCCAGGGATTAATACTGGTTGTCCAACATCTCTATATGTTTTAGGGATTTCTTCTCTTCCAGGGCCGAAAGCACGGGTTGCTCCTTTCCTGTGAACATAAACATCCAGGTTTCTTCCTTTTATATAATGAGTTTCCTTTTTTGCAATGTTATGGGCTACATCATATACTATTTCCATTCCCATTTCTTCAGCATCCTGTTTTAAAACCTGTTCGAAGGATTCACGGATCCAGTGGACAATCATCTGCCTGTTAGTCCATGCATAGTTAGCTGCAGCGGCCATTGCCTTGAAATAATCCTGAGCTTCTTCAGAATCCACAGGGGCACATGCTAATTGACGATCAGGAAGATTAATCTCGTATCTTTTAGCTGCCCTGTCCATAACTCTTAAATAGTCTGAACATATCTGATGTCCGCATCCCCTTGAGCCTGTGTGGATAAGAACCACAATCTGATCTTCTTCTATCCCAAACACCTTTGCAGTATCTTCATCAAAAATTTTATCCATCTTCTGGATTTCAAGGAAATGATTTCCTGATCCAAGGGATCCTAACTGAGGAATTCCCCTCTTTTTTGCTTTATCACTTACTTTGCTTGAATCTGCAGCGTCCATTTTTCCATTTTCTTCCAGATGTTCCAGATCACGTTTCCATCCGTAGCCGTTTTCAACTGCCCATTCTGCACCATTATCAAGTACTTCATCAATCTGGCCTTCTTGAAGCCTTATTTTTCCTTTACTTCCTACTCCGGAGGGTATATT from Methanobacterium sp. harbors:
- a CDS encoding RtcB family protein; translated protein: MEIEENLNKVRDCVWELPSSYKKEMKVPGRIFLNDNTIREVDEGAIEQIANVACLPGIQKFSIGLPDIHFGYGFPIGGVAAFSARNGVISPGGVGFDINCGARLIKTNLTEKDIKPKIKEIVDALFKNIPSGVGSKGKIRLQEGQIDEVLDNGAEWAVENGYGWKRDLEHLEENGKMDAADSSKVSDKAKKRGIPQLGSLGSGNHFLEIQKMDKIFDEDTAKVFGIEEDQIVVLIHTGSRGCGHQICSDYLRVMDRAAKRYEINLPDRQLACAPVDSEEAQDYFKAMAAAANYAWTNRQMIVHWIRESFEQVLKQDAEEMGMEIVYDVAHNIAKKETHYIKGRNLDVYVHRKGATRAFGPGREEIPKTYRDVGQPVLIPGTMGTASYILAGTDTAMEETFGSSAHGAGRKMSRAGAKREYRGEEVKKYLENKGIVIRASSMPVVAEEAPGAYKDVDEVVKTSANAGISRLVGKMIPLGVSKG